Proteins encoded in a region of the Streptomyces violaceoruber genome:
- a CDS encoding DUF6415 family natural product biosynthesis protein: protein MAQRTAQPRAAAGSCPPDVTVMRETVRLLLAPDAAAPPPAELDALTAVLRGHLAVLAPDVAALAARLPEDDVPRYCALACVGEAGGKLRAGPGTGQDAALRYAHKLARSLAALCDHYVSLTPPCDEPDPDTAYRRLLEHGAACASCRAVDETGRNAGVSCGTRDHLHDAYRKARSAACTA, encoded by the coding sequence ATGGCGCAACGTACCGCGCAGCCGAGAGCCGCGGCAGGCTCCTGCCCGCCCGACGTCACCGTGATGCGGGAGACCGTGCGGCTCCTGCTCGCCCCCGACGCTGCCGCACCGCCTCCCGCCGAACTGGACGCCCTCACGGCCGTGCTGCGCGGGCACCTGGCCGTCCTCGCCCCCGACGTCGCCGCGCTCGCCGCCCGGCTCCCCGAAGACGACGTGCCCCGGTACTGCGCACTCGCCTGCGTCGGCGAGGCCGGCGGGAAGCTCCGGGCCGGACCGGGCACCGGGCAGGACGCCGCCCTGCGGTACGCGCACAAGCTCGCCCGGTCCCTCGCCGCGCTCTGCGACCACTACGTCAGCCTCACGCCGCCGTGCGACGAGCCGGACCCGGACACCGCGTACCGGCGGCTCCTCGAGCACGGGGCCGCCTGCGCGTCCTGCCGGGCCGTCGACGAGACGGGCCGCAACGCCGGCGTCTCCTGCGGGACGCGCGACCACCTGCACGACGCCTACCGGAAGGCCAGGAGCGCCGCCTGCACGGCGTGA
- a CDS encoding helix-turn-helix domain-containing protein, producing MTTPNSTLRAVRMGLLMSQDEFARAIRDAGLRAGQRNDASKRLVQRWESGATAAPRPVYARALEVVTGMPIETLGFAAPVPLARVSDDGEGGHDLEDSPVGIPTASSGPSVQPTPARGNYSGVWLSTYEFYSSGRGETFTGKHYVVLLQHGNRLNARSLPGASLNPDSPLTLDLQLDGNTVTGTWTEQTAGDGYYRGARYFGAVQLLVEPTGRRMAGKWVGFGKEFDVNTGPWELRLMDTSTAKATLERYSQPPQ from the coding sequence ATGACGACGCCGAACAGCACCCTTCGGGCGGTCCGCATGGGGCTGCTCATGTCACAGGACGAGTTCGCCCGCGCGATCCGCGACGCGGGCCTGCGGGCCGGGCAGCGCAACGACGCTTCGAAGCGGCTCGTGCAGCGCTGGGAGAGCGGCGCCACGGCCGCCCCACGGCCGGTGTACGCGCGGGCCCTGGAGGTCGTGACGGGCATGCCCATTGAGACGCTCGGCTTCGCGGCTCCGGTGCCGCTCGCCCGCGTCTCCGACGACGGCGAGGGCGGCCACGACCTGGAGGACTCGCCCGTCGGCATCCCGACCGCGAGCAGCGGGCCCTCGGTGCAGCCGACCCCGGCCCGCGGGAACTACTCAGGCGTCTGGCTGTCCACCTACGAGTTCTACTCGTCGGGCCGCGGGGAGACGTTCACCGGGAAGCACTACGTCGTGCTGCTGCAGCACGGCAACCGGCTCAACGCCCGCAGCCTGCCCGGGGCGTCCCTCAACCCGGACAGTCCGCTCACCCTCGATCTGCAGCTGGACGGGAACACGGTCACGGGCACCTGGACGGAGCAGACGGCCGGGGACGGCTACTACCGGGGCGCCCGCTACTTCGGCGCGGTGCAGCTGCTCGTGGAGCCCACCGGCCGGCGCATGGCCGGGAAGTGGGTCGGCTTCGGCAAGGAGTTCGACGTGAACACCGGCCCGTGGGAGCTGAGGCTCATGGACACGTCGACGGCCAAGGCGACGCTGGAGCGGTACAGCCAGCCGCCGCAGTAG